The Ammospiza nelsoni isolate bAmmNel1 chromosome 27, bAmmNel1.pri, whole genome shotgun sequence genome contains a region encoding:
- the DIRAS1 gene encoding GTP-binding protein Di-Ras1 produces MPEQSNDYRVVVFGAGGVGKSSLVLRFVKGTFRDTYIPTIEDTYRQVISCDKSVCTLQITDTTGSHQFPAMQRLSISKGHAFILVFSVTSKQSLEELKPIYQQIVQIKGSVESIPIMLVGNKCDETQREVESREGEAMAKEWKCAFMETSAKMNYNVKELFQELLNLEKRRNVSLTIDGKRSSKQKRTDKIKGKCSIM; encoded by the coding sequence ATGCCGGAGCAGAGCAACGATTACCGCGTGGTGGTGTTCGGAGCCGGTGGCGTGGGCAAGAGCTCGCTGGTGCTGCGCTTCGTCAAGGGGACCTTCCGCGACACCTACATCCCCACCATCGAGGACACCTACCGGCAGGTGATCAGCTGCGACAAGAGCGTGTGCACGCTGCAGATCACCGACACCACCGGCAGCCACCAGTTCCCCGCCATGCAGCGCCTGTCCATCTCCAAGGGCCATGCCTTCATCCTGGTCTTCTCGGTCACCAGCAAGCAGTCGCTGGAGGAGCTGAAGCCCATCTACCAGCAGATCGTGCAGATCAAGGGCAGCGTGGAGAGCATCCCCATCATGCTGGTGGGCAACAAGTGCGACGAGACGCAGCGAGaggtggagagcagggagggggaggCCATGGCCAAGGAGTGGAAGTGCGCCTTCATGGAGACCTCGGCCAAGATGAACTACAACGTCAAGGAGctcttccaggagctgctgaacctggagaagaggaggaacgTCAGCCTCACCATCGACGGGAAGCGCTCCAGCAAGCAGAAGAGGACAGACAAAATCAAGGGGAAGTGCAGCATCATGTAG